A stretch of the Desulfovibrio legallii genome encodes the following:
- a CDS encoding thioesterase family protein, with protein MSKLAPGLHGRKEVTVTSAMLASSVGSGLVEVFSTAMMVAWMEATAVAMVQGLLEDGQTTVGTGIQVSHVAATPCGMGVRFEAELTDVSPNGKGLSFKVAAYDAAGLIGEGTHQRVVVNREKFEARARAKGQAPA; from the coding sequence ATGAGCAAGTTGGCGCCCGGCCTGCACGGCCGGAAAGAAGTGACGGTGACCTCGGCCATGCTGGCCAGCAGTGTGGGCAGCGGGCTGGTGGAGGTTTTTTCCACGGCCATGATGGTGGCCTGGATGGAGGCCACGGCTGTGGCAATGGTGCAGGGCTTGCTGGAAGACGGCCAGACCACCGTGGGCACGGGCATTCAGGTTTCCCATGTGGCGGCCACGCCCTGCGGCATGGGCGTGCGTTTTGAGGCGGAGCTTACGGACGTTTCGCCCAACGGCAAGGGCCTCAGCTTCAAAGTGGCCGCCTATGACGCGGCCGGTCTCATCGGCGAGGGCACGCACCAGCGCGTGGTGGTCAACCGGGAGAAGTTTGAGGCCAGGG